A genome region from Gemmatimonadota bacterium includes the following:
- a CDS encoding (2Fe-2S)-binding protein — translation MPKLTVNGVEHEVESGQRLVLAIEGTGVNIGHRCGGNAKCTTCRVSISDGEPDKMTAAEFEVLSEKGLVGEVRLSCQIICDHDMSVEPGFLLENEAEWDDTGPTPETSITPDPVWIAKP, via the coding sequence ATGCCGAAACTCACCGTAAACGGCGTAGAGCACGAGGTCGAATCGGGGCAGCGCCTCGTGCTGGCCATCGAGGGCACCGGCGTGAACATCGGACACCGCTGCGGCGGCAACGCCAAGTGCACGACCTGCCGCGTAAGTATTTCCGATGGCGAACCGGACAAAATGACCGCTGCTGAATTCGAAGTGCTGTCGGAGAAAGGGCTCGTCGGCGAGGTACGGCTGTCCTGCCAGATCATCTGCGATCACGACATGTCGGTCGAGCCGGGCTTCCTGCTGGAGAACGAGGCGGAATGGGACGACACGGGCCCGACGCCTGAGACGAGCATCACGCCCGACCCGGTCTGGATCGCGAAGCCGTAG
- a CDS encoding phytanoyl-CoA dioxygenase family protein, with the protein MTPHEQYLFDLQGFIAVPEALDAGQLAELNRILDEKIDEAMEPGATTHRFGFTLLDWGPAYRDLIDNPRIVPYLEHIVGPRFRLDHDYADIISQGDGPIGTTLHGGAIPFDPLYSYTCVNQEIRCGLSVVAYNLKDVNPGDGGFGCVPGSHKANFRFPDEWRNLKTDQPFIRAVTGKAGTAVIFTEALTHGTMPWHGDERRTLFYKYSPNSVSWYAEYYEAEKYEGLTERQQQILEAPNARYGQRFKRGVVV; encoded by the coding sequence ATGACCCCCCATGAGCAGTACCTCTTCGACCTGCAGGGCTTCATCGCGGTCCCTGAAGCCCTCGACGCCGGACAGCTCGCCGAGTTGAACCGGATCCTCGACGAGAAGATCGACGAAGCCATGGAACCCGGCGCGACCACGCACCGGTTCGGTTTCACGCTGCTCGACTGGGGACCCGCCTACCGCGACCTGATCGACAACCCGCGCATCGTCCCCTACCTGGAGCACATCGTCGGACCGCGGTTCCGGCTGGACCACGACTACGCCGACATCATCAGCCAAGGTGACGGACCCATCGGCACCACCCTCCACGGCGGTGCCATTCCCTTCGACCCGCTCTATTCCTACACCTGCGTCAACCAGGAGATCCGTTGCGGCCTGTCCGTGGTCGCCTACAACCTGAAGGACGTGAACCCCGGCGACGGCGGCTTCGGCTGCGTGCCCGGCAGCCACAAGGCCAACTTCCGGTTCCCCGACGAGTGGCGCAACCTCAAGACCGACCAGCCCTTCATCCGCGCCGTGACCGGCAAGGCCGGCACCGCCGTCATCTTCACCGAAGCGCTGACCCACGGCACCATGCCCTGGCACGGCGACGAACGCCGCACCCTCTTCTACAAGTACTCGCCCAACTCGGTATCCTGGTACGCGGAGTACTACGAAGCCGAAAAGTACGAGGGACTGACGGAACGGCAGCAGCAGATCCTCGAGGCGCCGAACGCCAGGTATGGCCAGCGGTTTAAGCGTGGGGTGGTGGTGTAG
- a CDS encoding isopenicillin N synthase family oxygenase: MVMSTDQAKQEHGIKAVNQEYTQYDQVEKEQTYNLAEGAAEEAFDEETQIRTCDMSLFLHGGPEGRAQFARDIGEAMEGIGFVILENHEIPPGLYEEAERKVAEFFTATPTADKMKYEAERHGSVNQGYFPIKQTSRMHPDLVEGWVFCRRAFDLGENPDYRETDYWPAAGYEPFFRQVIQQHEKLILPLMQSILTYLGCDPSLYDEKLTRTNFGFRLNYYPPITKEDDESGAGRMLGHEDVDLFTILPSHGVDGLQVLNRENMKWIRLNPPEGSIIINTGDYMQRITNDRLPSTTHRVSKPQDARLFGSARVSIPMAVYVWEEEMLEVLPNTGEPKYEPISAVQFHTRTTSKYYGDDYAVDDD, encoded by the coding sequence ATGGTCATGAGCACCGATCAGGCCAAACAGGAACATGGCATCAAGGCGGTTAACCAGGAATACACGCAGTACGACCAGGTGGAAAAGGAACAGACCTACAACCTGGCCGAGGGCGCGGCGGAGGAGGCATTCGACGAGGAAACGCAGATCAGGACCTGCGACATGAGCCTGTTCCTCCACGGCGGACCGGAGGGCAGGGCACAGTTCGCCCGGGACATCGGCGAGGCCATGGAGGGCATCGGTTTCGTGATCCTCGAGAACCACGAAATCCCGCCCGGCCTGTACGAGGAGGCCGAGCGCAAGGTGGCCGAGTTCTTCACGGCCACGCCCACGGCAGACAAGATGAAGTACGAGGCCGAGCGGCACGGTTCGGTCAACCAGGGGTACTTCCCGATCAAGCAGACCAGCCGGATGCATCCCGACCTCGTCGAGGGGTGGGTCTTCTGCCGACGGGCCTTCGACCTGGGCGAGAACCCGGACTACCGCGAGACAGACTACTGGCCCGCGGCCGGGTACGAACCGTTCTTCCGGCAGGTCATCCAGCAACACGAGAAGCTGATCCTGCCCCTCATGCAGAGCATCCTCACCTACCTGGGCTGCGATCCGTCCCTCTACGACGAAAAGCTCACGCGGACGAACTTCGGCTTCCGGCTCAACTACTACCCGCCCATCACCAAAGAGGACGACGAATCCGGGGCCGGCCGTATGCTCGGCCACGAGGACGTGGACCTGTTCACCATCCTGCCCTCCCACGGGGTGGACGGCCTGCAGGTGCTCAACCGCGAGAACATGAAGTGGATCCGCCTCAATCCCCCGGAAGGCAGCATCATCATCAACACGGGCGACTACATGCAGCGGATCACCAACGACCGCCTGCCCTCCACCACGCACCGGGTCAGCAAGCCGCAGGACGCCCGCCTCTTCGGCTCCGCCCGCGTCAGCATCCCCATGGCCGTCTACGTATGGGAGGAGGAGATGCTCGAGGTGCTGCCCAACACGGGCGAGCCCAAGTACGAACCCATCTCGGCCGTCCAGTTCCACACCCGGACCACGAGCAAGTACTACGGCGACGACTACGCGGTGGATGACGACTGA
- a CDS encoding restriction endonuclease, whose translation MTLLNAIIEVLSTVKKPLHVIQIYKEIMDRKLWQTNGKTPTATIGARLYSDIKSNGDASQFVKVKPQVFAMREDYEADEQNLENNMVDNENSDVDSVAEESTKHVSGTSSMSFTDCAEKVLEEFGSKNPMHYKDITSKALEKGWLVTKGKTPEASMYAQVITEIKRRQSRGESPRFVQHGRGYVGLSQWQARGLSFQIQQYNEKVRKTLRERLLGMKPKEFEELISQLLPEMGFVEVEVTKTGGDGGIDVRGILVVGDVVRMKLAVQVKRWKHNVQAPVVQQVRGSLGVHEQGLIITTSDFSAGAVKEAAQSDKTPIALMNGKQLVLLLMEHGIGVHRLSPNLYEIDENTLNQD comes from the coding sequence ATGACACTTCTAAATGCCATAATTGAAGTCCTTAGCACCGTCAAGAAACCCCTGCACGTCATTCAGATATATAAGGAAATAATGGATAGGAAACTCTGGCAAACGAATGGAAAGACACCCACCGCAACTATAGGTGCACGCCTATATTCGGATATCAAGAGTAATGGTGATGCATCACAGTTTGTGAAGGTCAAACCACAGGTTTTTGCTATGCGTGAAGATTACGAAGCCGACGAGCAAAACCTGGAAAACAACATGGTCGATAACGAGAATTCAGATGTCGATTCAGTTGCAGAGGAATCCACTAAACACGTTTCTGGCACCTCGAGCATGTCCTTCACCGACTGTGCTGAGAAAGTGCTTGAGGAATTCGGTAGTAAAAACCCAATGCACTACAAAGACATCACATCAAAGGCGTTAGAAAAAGGTTGGTTAGTTACTAAAGGGAAAACGCCTGAAGCGTCGATGTATGCCCAGGTAATCACGGAGATAAAGCGTCGACAGAGTCGAGGGGAATCTCCAAGGTTTGTACAGCATGGACGTGGTTATGTCGGCTTGAGCCAATGGCAGGCAAGAGGGCTATCATTTCAGATTCAACAGTACAATGAAAAAGTACGGAAGACGCTGAGAGAACGGTTGCTCGGTATGAAACCCAAGGAATTTGAAGAGTTGATTTCGCAGTTGCTTCCGGAAATGGGGTTTGTCGAAGTGGAGGTAACCAAAACTGGGGGTGATGGTGGTATTGATGTACGTGGAATCCTAGTTGTTGGCGATGTAGTTCGAATGAAGCTAGCTGTTCAGGTCAAGCGTTGGAAACATAACGTACAGGCTCCAGTTGTTCAACAAGTCAGAGGCAGTTTAGGTGTCCACGAACAAGGATTAATCATAACAACCAGTGACTTCAGCGCAGGGGCAGTAAAAGAAGCTGCCCAAAGTGACAAAACTCCAATTGCCCTTATGAATGGTAAACAGTTGGTACTACTCCTAATGGAGCATGGGATAGGTGTACATCGTTTATCTCCCAATTTGTACGAGATTGATGAGAACACTCTGAATCAGGATTAA
- a CDS encoding glycoside hydrolase family 32 protein, with protein MTPIALGSQRELFVDPYLIDSLSGARLHLHEPVRKETVFRVVEPLENACTGCYNLVQVDGKILVYYRGYHPTGKHEDLPEGWAQTQTTNLLVSDDGIHFERPGLGLVEAEGSTDNNILIRGAQAHNFCVFLDGNPSAPPEQRFKAIGGEGRNRLFGFTSPDGLVWESIVDGPLKIEGAFDSVNVPMWDDYVGCYRIFSRYFEQTGEDGVGVRAIQSCTSDDFIHWTTPEHHVYDEGVPFEHFYTNATTLCPGAEHILLSFPMRFVPERTKDTEGMVYPGGGISDAVFMSSRDGVQWDRTFMDAWLRAGLDQRNWTHRNQTPAAGIIPTAPDEWSMYVAEHYGWNTNAVRRVTVRPHGFASVRAGYHGGELLTKPVTFTGSTLFINYSTSAVGSVSVEIQDAEGRPLDGFTAGDMEPLFGDDLDAPIAWKEGAGQGGAQGGGLGGSGDPGGRQSNLSRLNGTPVRLRFVLKDADLFSIRFGDS; from the coding sequence ATGACTCCCATCGCCCTGGGATCGCAACGTGAACTTTTTGTAGATCCCTACCTGATCGACAGTCTTTCCGGTGCACGCTTGCACCTGCACGAACCCGTCCGAAAGGAGACGGTCTTCCGGGTAGTCGAACCCCTGGAGAACGCCTGCACGGGATGCTACAACCTGGTACAGGTGGACGGAAAGATCCTGGTGTACTACCGCGGCTATCACCCCACGGGGAAGCACGAGGATCTGCCCGAGGGTTGGGCGCAGACGCAGACGACGAACCTGCTGGTCAGCGACGACGGCATCCATTTCGAGCGGCCCGGCCTGGGCCTGGTGGAGGCGGAGGGATCCACGGACAACAATATCCTCATCCGTGGCGCCCAGGCGCACAATTTCTGCGTCTTTCTGGACGGCAATCCGTCCGCGCCGCCCGAACAGCGTTTCAAGGCCATCGGCGGCGAGGGCAGGAACAGGCTGTTCGGGTTTACTTCTCCCGATGGGCTCGTCTGGGAATCCATCGTGGACGGTCCCCTCAAGATAGAGGGCGCCTTCGATTCGGTGAACGTGCCCATGTGGGACGACTATGTGGGTTGCTACCGCATCTTCAGCCGCTACTTCGAACAGACCGGGGAGGACGGCGTCGGGGTCCGTGCCATACAGAGCTGCACCTCGGATGATTTCATCCACTGGACCACGCCCGAGCATCACGTGTACGACGAAGGCGTTCCGTTCGAGCATTTCTACACCAACGCCACTACGCTCTGCCCCGGGGCGGAACACATCCTGCTGTCTTTTCCCATGCGGTTCGTGCCGGAACGGACGAAGGATACGGAGGGCATGGTTTACCCGGGCGGCGGGATCTCCGACGCGGTGTTCATGTCAAGCCGGGACGGCGTCCAGTGGGACCGTACGTTCATGGACGCCTGGCTGCGGGCGGGCCTGGACCAGCGAAACTGGACCCATCGCAACCAGACGCCGGCCGCGGGGATCATTCCGACCGCGCCGGACGAATGGTCCATGTACGTCGCCGAGCACTACGGCTGGAACACCAACGCCGTGCGTCGGGTGACCGTCCGCCCCCACGGCTTCGCCTCGGTACGGGCGGGTTACCACGGCGGGGAGCTCCTCACGAAGCCGGTGACCTTCACCGGATCGACATTGTTTATCAACTACTCGACGTCGGCCGTGGGCAGCGTGTCCGTGGAGATCCAGGACGCGGAGGGCCGTCCCCTGGATGGATTCACCGCGGGGGACATGGAACCGCTGTTCGGCGACGATCTCGACGCCCCGATCGCGTGGAAAGAGGGCGCTGGACAGGGCGGCGCACAGGGCGGTGGCCTTGGTGGCTCGGGCGACCCGGGCGGCCGCCAGTCCAACCTGTCCCGCCTGAACGGCACGCCGGTTCGTCTGCGCTTCGTGCTGAAGGACGCGGACCTGTTTTCCATCCGGTTTGGGGATTCCTGA
- a CDS encoding AAA domain-containing protein, with translation MYLVQDQYANGTSGPLRDICPFTIMGMFNRGITNSNRYIVATELANQLGVPETIPDDKFEGIPVVHNQSSWFFNYEKDRNPDDIDVLWDVFSCAISFSDSEDSNSRSAFLSAYDSALKVSNVGWKLSFGLYWIRPWSFPSLDNLARDYIENDLDTEIGHNGPKNRCNANDYLNVRDSLETRFKEENYPINSFPHLGYEIWKRKVAPPSPPPPLPPPPPPLPEYTLDDIVKDGCFIDRSKLKTMIESLSKKKNLILQGPPGTGKTWLAKKLAFVLIGRQDDSKIKPVQFHPNLSYEDFVRGWRPSGDGKLTLVDGPFVVLRNEAENDPDTKYVMVIEEINRGNPAQIFGEMLTLLEADKRTPSEALELVYKRDSNEKFHIPENVYVIGTMNIADRSLALVDLALRRRFAFVDLEPSLGEPWRKWVHSQFGIDMNTLRDIENRIVDLNQTIKEDATLGPQYRVGHSFVTPQQNTPIDDGRDWFRQAVDTEIARLLDEYWYDDLEKSNSAKKKLLEGF, from the coding sequence ATGTACCTGGTGCAGGATCAGTATGCTAATGGCACGTCTGGACCTTTAAGAGACATATGCCCGTTTACGATCATGGGTATGTTCAACAGGGGAATAACGAATTCCAATAGGTATATCGTTGCTACAGAACTGGCTAACCAACTGGGCGTGCCTGAGACGATACCGGATGATAAATTCGAAGGCATCCCCGTAGTACACAATCAAAGTTCGTGGTTTTTTAACTACGAAAAAGATAGGAATCCAGACGATATTGATGTCTTATGGGATGTATTCTCCTGTGCAATCTCCTTTTCAGATTCGGAAGATTCCAATTCGCGTTCTGCATTCCTCTCCGCCTATGACTCCGCATTAAAGGTATCTAATGTTGGTTGGAAACTATCATTTGGTCTGTATTGGATTCGGCCCTGGTCTTTTCCTTCCCTCGACAATCTGGCCAGGGACTACATAGAAAATGATCTTGATACTGAAATCGGTCATAACGGCCCCAAAAACCGTTGCAACGCGAACGACTATCTGAATGTCCGAGACTCTTTAGAAACAAGGTTCAAGGAAGAGAACTACCCTATCAATTCTTTTCCGCACCTCGGCTATGAGATCTGGAAGCGTAAAGTCGCCCCTCCTTCACCGCCACCACCTCTACCTCCACCACCTCCACCTTTGCCTGAATACACGTTGGACGACATAGTAAAGGACGGTTGCTTCATCGATAGAAGCAAACTGAAGACTATGATTGAAAGTCTAAGTAAGAAGAAAAACTTGATCCTTCAGGGTCCGCCAGGAACCGGAAAGACCTGGCTTGCTAAAAAACTGGCGTTTGTCCTTATTGGCCGTCAAGACGACAGTAAGATAAAGCCGGTACAGTTCCATCCCAATCTCTCCTACGAGGATTTCGTTCGCGGGTGGCGGCCATCAGGAGATGGCAAACTCACTCTGGTGGATGGCCCTTTCGTCGTCCTGCGGAATGAGGCAGAGAATGACCCAGACACGAAGTATGTGATGGTTATAGAAGAAATCAACAGGGGTAATCCGGCCCAGATTTTCGGAGAGATGTTGACCCTACTGGAAGCAGACAAAAGAACTCCCAGCGAAGCCTTGGAGCTTGTTTATAAAAGGGATTCCAACGAAAAGTTTCATATACCTGAAAACGTTTATGTTATTGGTACGATGAACATTGCGGATCGCTCCCTTGCTCTTGTAGACTTGGCCCTTCGCCGCCGTTTTGCGTTTGTCGACCTTGAGCCCAGCCTTGGCGAGCCATGGCGGAAGTGGGTCCATTCGCAGTTTGGCATTGACATGAATACACTTAGGGACATTGAGAATCGTATTGTTGATCTGAATCAAACAATCAAAGAAGACGCCACTCTAGGCCCACAGTACCGTGTAGGCCACAGCTTTGTCACACCTCAACAGAATACCCCGATTGACGATGGGAGAGATTGGTTTCGGCAAGCAGTCGACACAGAAATCGCGCGCCTTCTTGACGAATACTGGTACGACGACCTTGAAAAGTCTAACTCGGCAAAAAAGAAACTGTTGGAGGGGTTTTAG
- a CDS encoding carbohydrate ABC transporter permease produces the protein MTRAEEMNQSGENERTGESGPPDQTRSPDSEKPTESKSRTSAWNLVIYPVLLGYLVIVVYPMAWLLYTSLKTDREIFLAPFTLPDWADLQWINFSRAWTVGHFGDYFLNSAMLTVLTVILSLLFAAMAAYALSRFRFFGARPLFFFFLAGLMVPLQLAIVPLFFQMKDLMLLNSRLGLLLVYIAFGMPFAIFILAGFFKSLPSGLHESALMDGAGELRAFWHIMLPLAKPALVTVGIFAFLGTWNEFFMAFMFLSGENAESLRTLPLGLANITIVSQYRSDWGMAFAGLVLMMLPTMAVYALLQRQVTKGITVGALKG, from the coding sequence GCGGAAGAAATGAACCAATCCGGAGAAAACGAGCGGACGGGCGAATCGGGACCGCCGGACCAAACGAGATCGCCGGACTCGGAGAAGCCGACGGAATCTAAGAGCCGGACGTCGGCCTGGAACCTCGTGATCTACCCGGTCCTGCTCGGGTACCTGGTCATCGTGGTCTACCCGATGGCCTGGCTGCTGTATACGTCGCTCAAGACGGACCGGGAGATCTTCCTGGCGCCATTCACGCTACCGGACTGGGCGGACCTGCAGTGGATCAATTTCTCGCGGGCGTGGACGGTGGGGCACTTCGGGGACTACTTCCTGAACAGCGCGATGCTGACGGTGCTGACGGTGATCCTGTCGCTGCTCTTCGCGGCCATGGCGGCCTATGCTTTGTCGCGGTTCCGATTCTTCGGGGCACGGCCCCTGTTCTTCTTCTTCCTGGCGGGCCTGATGGTGCCGCTGCAGCTGGCCATCGTGCCCCTCTTCTTCCAGATGAAGGACCTGATGCTGCTCAACTCACGGCTGGGGCTGCTGCTCGTCTACATCGCCTTCGGCATGCCCTTCGCCATCTTTATCCTGGCGGGTTTCTTCAAGTCACTGCCGTCGGGGCTCCACGAGTCGGCCCTGATGGACGGCGCCGGCGAACTGCGGGCCTTCTGGCACATCATGCTGCCGCTGGCCAAGCCCGCCCTCGTGACCGTGGGCATCTTCGCCTTCCTGGGCACCTGGAACGAGTTCTTCATGGCCTTCATGTTCCTGTCGGGCGAAAACGCCGAAAGCCTCCGCACCCTTCCCCTCGGCCTGGCCAACATCACCATCGTGAGCCAGTACCGCAGCGACTGGGGCATGGCCTTCGCCGGCCTGGTGCTCATGATGCTGCCCACCATGGCGGTCTACGCCCTGCTCCAGCGCCAGGTGACGAAGGGGATTACGGTGGGGGCGCTGAAGGGGTGA
- the pruA gene encoding L-glutamate gamma-semialdehyde dehydrogenase, whose translation MANARFNPPQPYNEPVLDYAPRSAERAAVKAKLAELKSTPVEVPLIIGGREVKTGNTAPLRAPHDHGLDLGVYHKAGKTEVRMAIDAALEARAAWSDMPWEQRASVIMKAADLLAGPWRQTVNAATMLGQSKTIFQAEIDSACELIDFWRFNVSYLAQLMSDQPASSPGVWNRLEYRALEGFVFAVTPFNFTAIGGNLPTAPALTGCAVLWKPASSAVYSAWHVMGLLQEAGLPPGVINFIPGSGAEVGDPVLDSPDLSGIHFTGSTATFQRMYRTVAGNLARMKHYPRIVGETGGKDFIFVHASADVDALVAAAVRGAFEYQGQKCSAASRMYVPRSLWPAFRDRFTAEVSQIRVGDPEDFSNFMAAVIDEASFDTIAGYIEYARSADDAEIITGGGCDRKRGWFVEPTTIVTTNPRFRTMEEEIFGPVLTIYVYEDDRLEETLALCDTTSPYALTGSVFARDREATVRISDALRNAAGNFYVNDKPTGAVVGQQPFGGARASGTNDKAGSPMNLLRWMSARTIKETMVPPTDWRYPFMDEA comes from the coding sequence ATGGCCAACGCACGCTTCAACCCGCCCCAGCCCTACAACGAACCCGTCTTGGATTACGCGCCCAGATCGGCCGAAAGAGCGGCCGTCAAGGCCAAGCTCGCCGAGCTGAAATCCACCCCCGTAGAGGTCCCGCTGATCATCGGCGGCCGGGAGGTGAAGACGGGCAACACGGCGCCCCTTCGGGCCCCTCATGACCACGGGCTCGACCTCGGCGTCTATCATAAGGCCGGCAAAACCGAGGTCCGCATGGCCATCGACGCGGCCCTGGAAGCCCGGGCGGCGTGGTCGGACATGCCCTGGGAGCAACGGGCGTCGGTCATCATGAAGGCGGCCGACCTGCTGGCCGGGCCCTGGCGCCAGACGGTCAACGCCGCAACCATGCTGGGCCAGTCCAAGACGATCTTCCAGGCGGAGATCGACTCGGCCTGCGAACTGATCGACTTCTGGCGGTTCAACGTGAGCTACCTGGCGCAGCTCATGAGCGACCAGCCCGCATCCTCGCCGGGCGTCTGGAACCGCCTGGAGTACCGGGCACTCGAGGGATTCGTATTCGCCGTAACGCCCTTCAATTTCACGGCCATCGGCGGCAACCTGCCCACGGCGCCGGCCCTCACCGGTTGCGCGGTGCTCTGGAAACCGGCGTCCTCCGCCGTCTACTCGGCCTGGCACGTCATGGGGCTGCTGCAGGAAGCCGGACTGCCGCCCGGTGTGATCAACTTCATCCCGGGATCCGGGGCCGAGGTGGGCGACCCGGTGCTCGACAGCCCGGACCTGTCCGGCATTCACTTCACCGGATCGACGGCGACCTTCCAGCGGATGTACCGCACCGTGGCTGGCAACCTGGCGCGCATGAAGCACTATCCCCGCATCGTGGGCGAGACGGGCGGAAAGGACTTCATCTTCGTCCACGCCTCGGCGGACGTGGACGCCCTGGTCGCGGCGGCGGTCCGCGGCGCTTTCGAGTACCAGGGGCAGAAGTGTTCCGCGGCCTCCCGGATGTACGTGCCCCGCTCTCTGTGGCCGGCCTTCAGGGACCGGTTCACGGCGGAGGTATCGCAGATCAGGGTCGGGGATCCGGAAGATTTCTCGAATTTCATGGCGGCCGTGATCGACGAGGCGTCCTTCGACACCATCGCCGGTTACATCGAATACGCCCGGTCGGCGGACGACGCCGAGATCATCACCGGCGGCGGGTGCGACCGCAAGCGGGGCTGGTTCGTCGAGCCCACGACCATCGTGACGACGAACCCGCGGTTCAGGACCATGGAGGAGGAGATCTTCGGTCCCGTGCTGACTATATACGTTTACGAGGATGACCGCCTGGAAGAGACCCTCGCGCTTTGCGACACCACATCGCCCTACGCCCTTACCGGGTCCGTCTTCGCGCGGGACCGAGAGGCGACTGTGCGCATATCGGACGCGCTCCGCAACGCAGCCGGCAATTTCTACGTCAACGACAAGCCCACCGGGGCGGTCGTCGGGCAGCAGCCCTTTGGGGGCGCGCGGGCGTCGGGCACGAATGACAAGGCCGGCAGCCCCATGAACCTGCTCCGCTGGATGAGCGCCCGGACGATCAAGGAAACCATGGTCCCGCCGACGGACTGGCGGTATCCTTTTATGGACGAGGCGTGA
- the mcrC gene encoding 5-methylcytosine-specific restriction endonuclease system specificity protein McrC, translated as MLYASDLVRQLDTSEKRSFEDNPDDLPDLIAEILVLAVERRLKRNLSYGYQYRHEVLGRVRGRIDLLYTESHQLLQRGMVACRFDELTVDTPRNRYVRSALEMISKIVRSMELAHRCRSLAVSLRRLGVVGERPGREETSIERFGRHDSTDRKMVSAARLAFEMAIPTEAAGLSHLPIPDRDEYWIRKLYEKGVAGFYDLVLTDQGWKVDSGKTIRWPKGMRSSRVDEILPSMQTDIVLDNVDECRRIVIDTKFNSVLSKGWYRNDGIRSGYMYQIYAYLRSQEKDGEPISFKAEGMFLHPSVGEMFNEWVDIQGHRIHFKTVDLAADTQTIRSQLLNAIQV; from the coding sequence ATGCTTTATGCCTCGGATCTTGTCAGGCAACTCGATACGTCAGAAAAGCGCTCTTTTGAAGATAATCCCGATGACCTTCCAGATCTCATTGCCGAGATCCTCGTGCTTGCGGTCGAGCGTCGGTTAAAACGCAATCTGAGTTATGGTTACCAGTATCGACATGAAGTACTCGGACGAGTTCGCGGACGCATAGACCTTCTTTACACAGAGAGTCATCAGTTGCTGCAACGGGGAATGGTTGCTTGCCGATTTGACGAGTTGACTGTCGACACGCCAAGGAACAGATACGTACGCTCCGCACTCGAGATGATATCCAAGATAGTGCGAAGTATGGAACTCGCGCATCGTTGCCGATCCCTGGCTGTAAGTCTAAGGCGACTGGGAGTCGTTGGAGAACGACCTGGGCGAGAGGAGACTTCTATTGAACGATTCGGCCGGCATGATTCAACAGACCGCAAGATGGTGTCTGCTGCCCGTCTCGCGTTCGAAATGGCCATTCCGACCGAGGCGGCTGGTCTAAGTCACCTCCCCATACCCGACCGCGATGAATATTGGATACGCAAACTCTATGAAAAGGGTGTTGCTGGCTTTTATGATCTAGTGCTAACTGATCAGGGTTGGAAGGTGGACTCCGGTAAAACAATTCGTTGGCCTAAGGGGATGCGAAGTTCAAGAGTCGATGAGATACTCCCCTCTATGCAGACCGACATCGTGTTAGATAATGTCGATGAATGTCGTCGAATCGTGATCGACACGAAATTTAACTCGGTTTTATCGAAGGGTTGGTATAGAAATGATGGTATACGAAGCGGATACATGTACCAGATTTACGCCTATTTGAGATCTCAGGAAAAAGATGGAGAGCCAATAAGTTTCAAAGCAGAAGGGATGTTTCTCCATCCGTCGGTGGGAGAGATGTTCAATGAATGGGTAGATATTCAGGGTCATCGGATCCACTTTAAAACCGTTGATCTTGCGGCTGACACACAGACCATCAGATCGCAACTGTTGAATGCTATTCAGGTATAA
- a CDS encoding NAD-dependent epimerase/dehydratase family protein: MSEGRPLKVHVTGAYGLIGNLTYRHLSGKDDYEVYGSGRRTVSSDRIDDEDLLRIPDDRFSLADLTDRDAVSRALSGMDAVVHLGAVPDPGASFETILECNIRGTYNVLEVCREEGIKRLIYASSVMASWGYGQFSEPYVSLNEGRLEGLPDPMPIVKVTDPPRPTEPYSASKVWGEGICRTYHDAHGFSVVCLRIGWVNKQNEATEPFLRSVWCSQADITQIIELALKVTENPVYEVCFAVTDGPHRWVDLEHTRDRLGHDISV; the protein is encoded by the coding sequence ATGAGTGAGGGAAGACCCTTGAAGGTGCACGTAACGGGCGCATACGGACTGATCGGCAACCTGACCTACCGGCACCTGAGCGGAAAGGATGATTACGAAGTCTATGGCAGCGGCCGGCGTACGGTTTCTTCGGACCGCATCGACGATGAGGACCTTCTGCGGATACCCGATGACCGTTTCTCACTGGCCGACCTGACCGACCGGGACGCGGTGTCCCGGGCGCTGTCCGGCATGGACGCGGTGGTCCATCTCGGCGCGGTCCCCGATCCCGGCGCGTCCTTCGAGACCATTCTGGAATGCAACATCCGGGGCACGTACAACGTCCTGGAAGTCTGCCGGGAGGAGGGCATCAAGCGGCTGATCTACGCGAGTTCCGTCATGGCGAGTTGGGGGTACGGACAGTTCTCCGAACCGTACGTTTCCCTGAACGAGGGCCGGCTCGAAGGGCTGCCCGATCCCATGCCCATCGTGAAAGTCACCGACCCGCCCCGTCCCACCGAACCCTATTCGGCCAGCAAGGTCTGGGGCGAGGGCATCTGCCGCACCTACCACGACGCCCACGGCTTCTCCGTCGTCTGCCTGCGCATCGGCTGGGTCAACAAGCAGAACGAGGCCACCGAACCCTTCCTGAGATCGGTCTGGTGCAGCCAGGCGGACATTACGCAGATCATCGAACTGGCCCTGAAAGTCACGGAAAACCCGGTTTACGAGGTGTGCTTCGCCGTGACCGACGGACCGCACCGCTGGGTGGACCTGGAGCATACCCGGGACCGGCTCGGTCACGATATCTCAGTTTGA